From the genome of Vitis riparia cultivar Riparia Gloire de Montpellier isolate 1030 chromosome 2, EGFV_Vit.rip_1.0, whole genome shotgun sequence, one region includes:
- the LOC117906791 gene encoding transcription factor MYB1-like, whose translation MESLGVRKGGWTREEDILLRKCVEKYGEEKWHLVPLRAGLSRCRKSCRLRWFNYLKPNIKRGKFASDEVDLMIRLHKLLGNRWSLIAGRLPGRTANDVKNYWHHHRFKKMVPIQEKRKDKAQTNSQNTLIKPKPCKLFPGFTFKTTAVDAYETQGSASSELQPTLVQPNQDILWWESLFADHTIEDQELIASLLADETASAVDTNGGGNFDFPFEMGLIGEAMI comes from the exons ATGGAGAGTTTGGGAGTTAGAAAGGGTGGATGGACTCGGGAAGAAgatattcttttaagaaaatgtgTTGAGAAATATGGAGAAGAAAAGTGGCATCTGGTTCCACTCCGAGCAG GTTTGAGTAGATGCCGCAAAAGCTGTAGATTGAGATGGTTCAACTATTTAAAGCCAAATATTAAGAGAGGAAAATTTGCATCAGATGAAGTCGATCTCATGATTAGACTTCATAAGCTGTTGGGAAACAG ATGGTCCTTGATTGCCGGCAGACTTCCAGGGAGGACTGCAAATGATGTCAAGAATTACTGGCACCATCATCGCTTCAAGAAGATGGTTCCCATccaggaaaaaaggaaagataaaGCCCAAACCAATTCTCAAAACACCCTGATAAAGCCTAAGCCTTGCAAACTCTTTCCAGGGTTCACATTCAAAACTACAGCTGTGGATGCTTATGAGACACAAGGCAGTGCTTCTAGTGAGCTGCAACCCACACTGGTCCAACCAAACCAGGATATTTTATGGTGGGAAAGCCTATTCGCTGACCATACCATTGAAGATCAGGAGCTTATTGCCAGCCTCTTGGCTGACGAAACTGCATCAGCTGTAGATACCAATGGAGGtgggaattttgattttccttttgaaatgGGCCTCATTGGAGAAGCCATGATATAA